One Dioscorea cayenensis subsp. rotundata cultivar TDr96_F1 chromosome 19, TDr96_F1_v2_PseudoChromosome.rev07_lg8_w22 25.fasta, whole genome shotgun sequence genomic window, AACTTTGTGTTCCAACAAATGAAATGCATTAAGAAAGTACCATGAAAAGAGTCTGGAGACTCACATGAGATTTCCCATTGCTTGTAACTTGACACTTGGGAAAACATCAACCTGATTCTCCAATTGTCCACCATTCTTCACAATCTAAGTCGGAACATTTTGACAAAATGAGTCCTAAGATGTCAAACCTCATTGTATTACAATTAATTTGCAGATTTCAAATGAATTTGAAGCAAGCTCATATATATAGCTGACCTGAAAACCTTTAAGACCATTAGCAACAATGGATGACCAGCTTTCATCTTCCAACTGCAACAGGCAGATCAAGATCAGCGTGGCATCAGGAGAGGGTGaaaagttttttaatataaagcCACAtctacaattataaaaaaagtgcAAACTGGTTCATAGCGCGATCAAGGAGTAGTCTGTTTTCAACCAAGAAAACaacattattaaacaaattattattgataaaatatacGTCAATGGATGAATACTAACATTTTGGTTGGGCAAATGATAAACAAGTTGAAATAATCATttacatatttacataaaaattaaatttttacaataaatatatttaacagttaatttaaaaaattgttactattaatacatatttattattatttaggggtggggagaaaaaaattaatattaatatatttaattataattagtatTACATTTTCATCGGGctcaaacaaaaaatttccCAACAActcaatattataaaaaaatatccccTAAACCCACTGTTTTTCATCCCTCCAAAAAAAAGCACGTGGTAAAAATATTGAACAACTCCATAAAAGAGACTAGTGTTTGGTAATTTAATCACAAAACTATAATAGGGTATTTTACATCAACACCCTTAATGAAAATGCATGTTGTTCATAACTGAACTtcacataaagaaaaatatttacatagataagttttaagaaaaaactttCAAATCGCTTTTCACTCTCAACTACATAGATAAGTTTAGATTAAGGGTATAATAGTAAtcttctcatatattttcttctaattttttacaTTCCCATTAAATTTCCactccaaccaaacaaaattttcattcacattCTCTTCCCAAAGTTTTTATTCCTATCTCCCCTCTCTAAAGTTTTCTTTCGCATTCTCATCCCCATTCCACCATCCAAACTCTACCTTTCAAGTCCCATCCATATGGTCCTAGCACCTAAAAAATCCCTCCAACTTCTCTAATACCCTTAAAAATCATGTGTTTCAAAAATTTCTAATACCCTTAAAAATCCTTGTCTTCCACGTCCCATATGGCCCTAGCAACTTCACGAGGGTGCATGCAAGCTTGTGCATGGCTAAGAGCTCACTCTAGCTCCGACCCCAGTAAGTTAGCACACGACTAGGTCAGTTTACTTCAAGCCCAACGCATGGCTGGGGTCTATGCAAGCTCACACCTCAAAAAGCTTGCCTAGCCTCACATGAGAGGCTAGCAGGGATCACCCCGGCCCTAGCCCCATCGAGTTTGTGCAACCCTAGAGACCTTGCCTAGAGAGCTTGTCTAGGAGGACaattgaagggaaaaaaaaaacaaaagagacaaTCATAATTGctcaaaaataagaatttttgaggtataattttcttgaaagagattttgggtatTAAGAAAATTATAGGGATCTGCGAATCCTGTcaacatttatcaaaaaaactTGCATGTTTCaggtattaaaaaatttatagggATCTCCAAGTCCTTCTAAAATTTATCAAGGACTTACAAGTCTTTTTTGCTAAATTTTACTACCATTTATATACAAATATGTACTTGATATATATACCAATATCACTAATTAAaccaataatattttaaatactttCACATATTTCAAAATTCATTGTTCTCTCGTATTTTtgctttaaattaaaaaaacattatactaaatttatgtttgaattattatttttttaaataatattatcacaTCAAGATTTGGAccatatcaaaatttaaataaagataatgaaTATCTAATAGAAATTAGGTCAATGGCAAAGATTATTATGATtactggaaaaaaaattatcacatatTGATAGACTAATTTAAATCATAGCGTTGTTTTAGATATGATAAtgctaatttatttaaatgatgaagGGTATAATTGATAAATCAACTCCTTGTTCTCAGTGGGGACATTGAGCGTTGGGTAAAAATCCCATTCGATCATGTCCGATGGAATATAATAAAGATTGGCTTTTAGCTCTGTTCTATATACATCAAACGCTTTAACGAAgtggttgtttgttttgtttccaTCTATTCCCTATTCTAAACGCAACCTAAGTCTAAATTGACCAAAGTTTAGAAAGCACATAACCAAAGCATCAGTAATGTTATTTAATTGTCTGAGAAAAACCTGTGAAGCCCATAGTAATTGCCATTCCCCTTCTAGAGTTTCAGATTCTTGATCAACTTTGTTCCAATTCAGGGAGACAAGTTCATCTATTGCCTGTTATTCAAATGGTATAGACAATTAGCATGATAAGTATCAGAAGGCCATCCTATGCAGGTTGCCTAATAGTTCAAATATTTAAGTTCTAGGATCAAACCTCTCTTATTCCTGTCCCAACAGATATTGCAGACAGTAGCTTTTGCCTTGGTTCAATCTTTTTTTGCAGCACAAATGTTGTTCCCTGCACTATAATTTCTCTTGGATTGTTAGTCCAAATAACTGGATGGCATCCATCTGCAAATTGTAGTTTAGTTTATCTAAATGTGTTTCCAGCAAGAGGGAGAAGTATTCATAAGCAGAAGTGCCAAATATACATGGATGTTACACCACACCTTACTCCCTCTTGAAATACGTATATTTCCATTTTGAGAAAGATATGTTGTGTCCAGCCATCCTTTGGCTTCATCGCCAAGAAGTTTAAATGGCACGGGATATGGAACCTTGAAAGGTAAGAATTTGAAGGAGAAGGCAGCTCTGTCAAACTTGAAGAGAATCCGTTTTCCATCTTCGATTTTTGCTTCTGCctgtgaataaaaaaataaaaaatttacagcATGCAATACATACTGTGGCAATCACTAATAAACTTCTCGTACATTAAAGTTCTAAAATAGTTGATTAATGAACTGACTATCAGAATCATACTTCAATTTATAATCCTTGGTCATTTTCTGCAACATTCTTTTCATTACAGCCGCTTTCTACTATTGGTTCTGGAAATTATCTTCACTTATCATATTCTGAATAAAATGGCAGAACCATGATAGGTCGTCTAGATAAAAACCTGATTTCAGGTTCAACTATTAAGATATGTAAAGCATATGACAACTTCTGCTTTCCCATGGGATCAAAATAAGAGGTATTATGGGCAAGTTTTTTATTTACCTATTACTATAAGGATTCTAATATATTATGAAGTGAATCATGGTTTCAGGGTGTTCTCCTAATGAGTAAATCAAATTATGGCCTTTTTTGTTAAACCCAAATAAAGGTAGTCTCAGGATATAGTTCTCAAATAACGGCATTAGTGACCCACCTCAACTTTCAGTTCGCCTATTGCATCAGAGAATATTACAACATTGGATACTCTTGGATCATCTGTTCTCAGGTAGACCTCTTGAAAGATTTTGAAGAAGTCAACTCCAACAAAGGTTCTCTGACAGCATGAAGAACATTTGAAACAGCCATCATAACTTCAGTGAAGCAGAAAGTTCACAGTAAAATTTAGAAATGTCATGCATACAGgtaaggcaaaaaaaaaaatctggtttgtaatgaaacaaatataattatactaTGAGTAGACAACTTCTAAAACCTGATCACAAAGGAAAGGGAGAAGCTCACAGAGTACGGAATGAAGGAACTTTTAATAAACTATATTTCCATTTACAGTCTGCACTACAATTCTCAGTGATCAGAAACAACCATTGCActtggaaaaataaatacatgacaTGTTAATAAAATTAACCAACTAAATCAAAAGTTCATGGAAACAAcaaatattggaaaaaaaaaattgcaaatatgCATCGGTAACTTATGCCAGCTTACTTGAATTGGTGATGCTGTTCCTGGTCTTGTAGTAAAAATAAGTTGCCAACGACCTTCAATCAAACCAGTGCTTGTCTGCACAAATGATCCACAAATAAATTATCCATTACACCCATCATCATCCTATCAAATCTATAGCCAACAAACTATACATTTACCTCACTAATTAAAATGACAGTGAGACAATCATTACAAATCAAAGTACTTCATGTGCGCATAATCTTAGTTCCTAAGCATAGATACAAGCAAAATTGATCTGTGAAAGTGTATGAATGAACCAAAATATCAAGTGTATAGAAGCAATATTGATCAAAACCTCAGTCTTTGTACATGCAATGGTGTGATAATTTTGGCTTATTTGTGGGGTGAGTATGAAAAGTTTACAATGGCTTTTGTTTAGTCCCATATTGGATGATGAAGGCTTTGGTGTGGGAAGTCCCAGTTAACCTAATCAGTTCGTTAGGAAATTTTTACATGCCACGACAATCCATATACATATAGAAGGGAAGTTTTGTTGATGGATTCCTGTAGGCTTACTTCCCACACCAAAGCCTTCATCTtccaatgtgggactaaacaaAAGCCATTGTAAACTTTTCATACTCACCCACAAATAAGCCAAAATTATCACAATATCCACCTTGGCATGTTTGTCAACTCCTCTTCAATTTCCAGATCATATTGTAGAAGCAGCCTGTGTCACTAAATGCAGCCATACACCCGAAGATGTTCAAACATGCAGGATTTTTAACAAGTCCAAACAATATTTGAACTTGTTTGCTGATACACCTTAGTCATCATATCTGTAGGGTTTTCTTCAATACGAATCTTCTCGAGAGGTACCTCACTTTCTTCAAGAATCTCGCACGCAAAATGATATCGAACATTAATGTGTTTTGTTCTTGCATGAAAGATTTGGTTCTTTGCTAAACAAATAGCGCTTTGACTGTCAATGCACCATAATGTGTTTTTGACCAACTCCCAAGTCTTCTAGCATTCCTTGAAGCCATATCGCTTCTTTAACAGCTTCTGTAACTACCATGTACTTTGCTTCTGTTGTAGTCAATGTCATTGTTGACTGTAAATTGGATTTTCAACTGATTGGTGCTCTAGCTAAAGTGAATAAATAGCCAATAGTCAATCGTCGTTTGTCTAAATCTCCTGCATAGTCAAAATCACAATATCCAACTGCATGTAGACTATCATCCTGCTCAAACAACAAACCAACATCTACGGTGTTTAGAATATATCGTAGAATTCTTTTCATAGCTTGCCAATGTTCTTTATCAGCATCATGCATATATCTGTTCATCACTCCAACTACATGTGAGAGATCAGGCCTTGTACACACCATAGCATACATCAAGCTACCGACCGCATTAGCATATGGCACAACTTGATTATCTCTCACTCCTTATCCTCTTCTAAAACAGTTGTTGCTGTTCCAATAACCGTACTACCTTGATAGTAACACAGGTTATTTCTTCTAACACTTTTTAATACCACGAGTGCGCCTGACGTAGCCTTTAGACCTCCATCTTTTTTTGTCACAACTAAACCTTTAGATTCCAAGGCTCCAAAAGAGATGAGGTTCTTTAACCTCGATACATATCAAACTTTTGTCAAGGGTCCTGGTTGATCCGTCATGGTTCTTTAGTCGAACTGAGCCTATACCAGCAGTCTTATAAGTGTTGTCATTGTCCATGTAGACAACTCCTTCGTCTAGTTCTTCCAAATCAAAGTACCATTCCCTATTGGGAGTCATATGGTAAGTGCAGCCAGAATCCATAATCCATTCATTTAAATGAAAGCAACCAACGAGAATTCTGCATCTCTCGTATTCAGTTACATTTGTGTCTGGGCAgccttttccttcttcttaaCCGGATGAATTTGAATACCTTGAGACTGCCTTACTTCATGGGAAGGATAAGGTATCTTTTGATGAAGTTTGTGCTTCCTTGTACAATtatgaattaagaaaaaaagataagaaagagtGAAAGGATGTAGCAGCAGAAGCAATGGTAGCAAGAGGTCGTTCACAAAGCCAAAAATCTAGAAGAAGAGGGAGATCTCACTCGAAGACCAGACTTGGTAGAGATGAGTGTGCTTTCTGTCATGAGAAAAGACACTAGAAGAAAGACTGCCCCAagctgaagaagaaggaaaaggtTGCCCCATACGCAAATGTAGCTAAATACGAGAGTGATGCAAAACTCTCGCTAGTTGCTTCACCCTTAGCAATCCATTTACATGAATGGATTTTGGATTCCGGCTTCACTTACCACATGACTCCCAATTGGAGAGTGGTTCTTTGATTTTGAAGAAGTAGACAAAGGAGTTGTTTACATGGGCAATGACAACACCTGTAAGACGACTAGTATAGGCTTAGTTCAACTAAAGAACCATGACGGATCAACTAAGACCCTGATAGAAGTTCGATATGTACTGAGCTTGAAGAAGAACCTCATCTCTTTGGGAGCCTTGGAATCTAAAGGCTTAGTTGTGACAATAAAAGATGGAGGTGTAAAGGCTACGTCAACCGCACTCGTGGTATTAAAAGGTATTAGAAGAAATAACATGTATTACTATCAAGATAGTATGGTTATTGGAACAGCAACAACCGTTTCAAAAGAAGATAAGGAGTCAGAGATAACCAAGTTGTGTCATATGCTAATGCGGTGGATAGCTTGATGTATACTATGGTGTGTAGAAGGCCTGATCTCTCATATGCAGTTGGAGTGGTGAGCAGATATATGCATGAtgctaggggtgtaaatgagccaagctactcgtgagctactcgagatcgACTCGGTTAATGCTCGAattcgattcgatttttcatgagccgagccgagctcgagctgctcgtttatgttgacgAGCCGAGCTCAAACCCAAAAATACTCAGCTCGtgaggctcgcgagcctaaacgagcatttatatataaaatattaaattatttatatataaattataaaaatacataattatataaactatataaaattacaaaaatacttatgtatacaagctaatcgagcttaaacgagccaagcttgagctacttgagcttttcagtgagccgagctcgagcacaaaaaaaatagctcgaacgagctcgagccgagctcaaTCCTTCGAATACTATACTCGAGCGGAGCTCGAGCCTGgtgatactcggctcggctcggctcagCTCATTTACAGCCCTACATCATACTGGTAAAGAACATTTGCAAGCTGTGAAAAAAATTCTACAATATATTTTGAACACCGTAGATGTTAGTTTGTTGTTTGAGCATGATGATAGTCTATATGCAGTTGGATATTGTGATTCTGACTACGCAGGAGATTTAGACAAACGACAATCGACTACTGGCTATTTATTCACTTTAGCTAGAGCACCAGTCAACTAGAAATCCAATTTACAGTCAACAGCGGCATTAACTACAACAGAAGCAAAGTACATGGCAATTACAGAAGCTGTTAAAGAAGCGATATGGCTTCAAGGAATGCTAGAAGACTTGGGAGTTGGTCAAAAGCACATTATGGTGCATTATGACAGTTAGAGCGCTATTTGTTTAGCAAAGAACCATGTTTTTCATGCAAGAACAAAGCACATTAATGTTCAATATCATTTTGTGCGGAAGATTCTTGAAGAAGGTGAGATACTTTCCGAGAAGATTCGTACTGAAGAAAACCCTGCAGATATGATAACTAAGGTGATATcagcaaacaaatacaaacattgTTAGGACTTGTTAAATATCCTGCATGTTTGAACACCTTCGAGTGTATGCCATCGACGACTGCATTTCGTGAAACAGGCTATTTCTCCAATATGATCTAGAAATCGACGAAGAGTTGACAAACAAGCCAAGGTGGATATTGTGATAATTTTGGCTTATTTGTGGGTGAGTATGAAAAGTTTACAATGGCTTttgtttagtcccacattggaAGATGAAGGTTTTGGTGTGGGAAGTAAGCCTACAGGGATCCATCAACAAAACTTCCCTTCTATATGTATATGGATCGTCGTGGCATGTAAAAATTTCCTGACGAACTAATTAGGTTTACAGTAAAACTACCTAAGAATCGAAAACTTCTCCTATAAATAAAGGCTTAAggtatttgttttgaattatcaaAGTATAAATCCGTCTTCTTCAATATTGGTGGAAGACCTTTAAGTAGAGCTTCCCATTTGTAGGTAAttgaaaaattatcaaaatttgtaAGTTTTGGAGTTAATGTAGAGGTGTCCCGCCATAATGCACGAGAAGTAGGCAAATTGCCGAACCTCATAAAATTCTGGTGTTTGATCCTCACTATTTTCTTTTAGCATTTAAACTCACTGTTGAGTTATGATATTTGCTGgcttatttatgtttataataGGATAATATTTGATACAATACTATTCATACATATGGTACtatttatttactatatttgtttattgtaaGGGAAGTTACCCCGATTCCCTAACAAATGGATCAATAAGAGAGAAGCATTGTacatgcaaaatttgaaaggcAGAAAGATCAAAAGAGGAGAGAATCCCAAAACTACATTCAAGTAATGGCATCTTAACAAGCGAAGAGAGAAGCTCACAGGATCAAGCACGCCTTTCATGGCCTCCAGGGCTTGAACAGCATCCTCAACATCCTACATAAACCAAACCAAGAACaacaagctcaacaaaaatcaaagaacCTCAAGAACCATAGAAAAAAAGGCAGGAAGAGGACTTGCCTTAAGCTGTTGGGGAGTCGCCGCCCTGCCTCTGCCCTGGACGCCGAGAAGTGCCTCGATGAGGCAGGACTCTGAATCAGTGAAGGAGATGTCCTGCTGCTCCACGACAGACGATGAAATCGATGGAGGACTCTTTCGGTTGGATCTCGGATACGGTTTAATGGATTTGGGGCGAATGAATGGCGATGGATTGGGGGAGAATGAGAGGATTTGGAACCCTAGCTTCGAAGCCACGAGCACCATTTTCCCGCAATCGATGCCTCTTCTGGGGACGAAGAAGAAACGCGGTTTACCACCTCTCCATTGACTGACGTGGCAGTATATAAATCAGCCACGTGGACCCAATCGTCACTGGATCGTTATCCACGATGATCTCTCTATGcataattgttaaatttttttttttttttcagtaaaCACCCAAACATTCATGAAATCATACAAGTCGAAGCAAAATTTTGCACCAAACACCCGAATTTTtccaatattattatatattctttaattCTGATGAGGGTCTATGACCTCAGCAATCAGAATGTTATTCATGTATTCCTGGTCAAACACCATTACATgtaaaatcaagaagaaaacaacaGTTAATCCTTGAATCGTTTCAACATTAGAGTACTACATAGAGTGATGCCAGTTTCAGCAGCTGAATTCCTGGTTATGCTCTGTTTGTCCGCCTTCCGACCAGAAGAGCGAGCTCCGTGTCGATCTTGAGTGAAATGTCAATAGCCTTCACTGAATGTGTCAGCGCCCCACTGCAAAACAacaacacaatcaagcattacaAACATACAACAAAATCTTAATTTGCCAGATGATTGACAGGCAGTAGTTTCTTCTCATCAGCATGACCAACTTTGTCATCCTGAGGTGGTTCGGATGACTTCC contains:
- the LOC120249679 gene encoding probable plastid-lipid-associated protein 12, chloroplastic — protein: MVLVASKLGFQILSFSPNPSPFIRPKSIKPYPRSNRKSPPSISSSVVEQQDISFTDSESCLIEALLGVQGRGRAATPQQLKDVEDAVQALEAMKGVLDPTSTGLIEGRWQLIFTTRPGTASPIQRTFVGVDFFKIFQEVYLRTDDPRVSNVVIFSDAIGELKVEAEAKIEDGKRILFKFDRAAFSFKFLPFKVPYPVPFKLLGDEAKGWLDTTYLSQNGNIRISRGSKGTTFVLQKKIEPRQKLLSAISVGTGIREAIDELVSLNWNKVDQESETLEGEWQLLWASQLEDESWSSIVANGLKGFQIVKNGGQLENQVDVFPSVKLQAMGNLIKEPENNSYSGIIHNGAISVGSLKFPLNIHNKFNIDLLYIDEKIRITRGSNEILFVHLRLTKN